A stretch of Schistocerca cancellata isolate TAMUIC-IGC-003103 chromosome 3, iqSchCanc2.1, whole genome shotgun sequence DNA encodes these proteins:
- the LOC126176600 gene encoding transcription factor Adf-1-like codes for MKKSLINSVAKYSVIYDVGHEEYRNLSVKDYVWKAIAQELNKTSDDCKKKWKFLRDGYQRFKKERKLGTGSAATKNSKTKRHKQLSFLDSVAQHRSGGTNITLTSSQTIIQESQEDSGDQTRQLDISASQEEDTAETHTIGNSGETSVIAS; via the exons ATGAAGAAAAGTTTAATTAACAGTGTGgcgaaatattctgtaatttatgaCGTAGGGCATGAAGAATACAGAAATCTTTCAGTGAAAGATTACGTCTGGAAAGCTATAGCACAAGAGTTAAATAAAACAA GTGATGACTGTAagaagaagtggaaatttttaaGGGACGGTTACCAGAGGTtcaagaaggaaagaaaattaggAACGGGCTCTGCTGCCACAAAAAATTCTAAAACAAAGAGACACAAACAGCTATCGTTCCTTGACAGTGTTGCACAACACAGATCTGgaggaacaaatattacattgaCATCATCACAGACAATAATACAAGAAAGCCAAGAAGACAGTGGAGATCAAACTCGTCAACTGGACATTTCGGCATCACAGGAAGAAGATACGGCAGAAACACATACAATAGGAAATAGTGGTGAAACATCTGTG ATAGCATCTTGA